The Fulvia fulva chromosome 6, complete sequence genome includes a window with the following:
- a CDS encoding Putative sterigmatocystin biosynthesis peroxidase stcC, whose translation MVRIVAIFPALVASVAAQLDIPGLLASLRPAPANDPRFTNWVAPGPNDVRSPCPGLNALANHGFLHHDGRNMTIPHMLQGLSAGMNMGAYFTVLIGGAGLLSSPNVLGGAFDLDDLDQHNFSIEHDASLSRRDAFFGDDHSFYNK comes from the coding sequence ATGGTACGGATCGTGGCCATCTTCCCTGCGCTGGTCGCATCAGTCGCTGCTCAACTCGACATTCCAGGACTCTTGGCCAGTCTAAGACCAGCTCCAGCCAACGATCCTCGCTTCACCAACTGGGTCGCCCCAGGTCCTAACGACGTCCGTTCGCCATGCCCCGGTCTGAACGCTCTGGCAAACCACGGCTTCCTCCACCACGACGGCCGAAACATGACAATCCCACACATGCTACAAGGCTTATCCGCAGGCATGAACATGGGTGCCTATTTCACCGTCCTCATCGGCGGCGCGGGTCTCCTCTCTTCGCCAAACGTCCTTGGGGGAGCCTTCGACCTCGACGATCTCGATCAACACAATTTCTCTATCGAACACGACGCTTCGCTTTCTCGTAGAGATGCGTTCTTTGGTGACGACCACAGCTTCTACAACAAGTAG